From Oryza sativa Japonica Group chromosome 4, ASM3414082v1, one genomic window encodes:
- the LOC4335435 gene encoding dnaJ protein ERDJ2: MAAAEENSSLFLIFILTMIALPLVPYTIMRLCRAANVKAKTIHCRCSGCHRSGKYRKSIYKRISNFSTCSNLTILLLWIVMIFLVYYIKHVSREVQVFEPYSILGLEPGASESDIKKSYRRLSIQYHPDKNPDPEAHKYFVEFISKAYQALTDPVSRENYEKYGHPDGRQGMQMGIALPKFLLNMDGASGGIMLLGIVGLCILLPLMIAVIYLSRSSKYTGNYVMHQTLSTYYYFMKPSLAPSKVMDVFIKAAEYMEMPVRRSDDEPLQKLFVAVRSELNLDLKNIRTEQAKFWKQHPSLVKMELLIQAHLTGESFALTPALLKDYRHMLELAPRLLDELVKIALLPRSPHGFGWLRPAIGVIELSQNIIQAVPLSARKASGGNSEGIAPFLQLPHFTETVVKKIARKKIRSFQEFCDMPVEERATLLTQVAGLSDEGAQDVELVLEMIPSIEVDIKCETEGEEGIQEGDVVTMYAWVSLHRRNGLTAALPHAPSFPFHKEENFWLLLADAASNEVWLSQKVSFMDETTAITAASKAIQETQEALGASAKEIGIAIREAVDRVKKGSRLVMGKFQAPAEGTHNLTSFCLCDAWIGCDTKTSLKLKVLKRSRAGTRGHVAEEGPVAEDGIEEEEEEEEEEYDDYESEYSDDEEDEKSKGKGKVANGVAHQKANSDIDSGSDD; this comes from the exons atggcggcggcggaggagaacaGCTCGCTGTTCCTCATATTCATCCTCACCATGATCGCGCTCCCCCTCGTGCCCTACACCATCATGCGCCTCTGCCGCGCCGCCAACGTCAAGGCCAAGACCATCCACTGCCGCTGCTCCGGCTGCCACCGCTCCGGCAAGTACCGCAAGTCGATCTACAAGAGG ATATCCAACTTCTCGACATGCAGTAACCTCACCATCCTGCTTCTCTGGATAGTTATGATCTTCCTTGTATACTACATCAAGCATGTTAGCCGCGAG GTACAAGTGTTTGAGCCGTATAGCATTCTTGGACTGGAACCAGGTGCATCAGAGTCTGATATCAAGAAATCATACCGTAGACTTTCTATCCAATACCATCCTGATAAAAATCCTGATCCTG AGGCCCACAAGTACTTTGTTGAATTTATATCCAAGGCATATCAGGCTTTAACTGATCCTGTATCTCGTGAAAACTATGAGAAGTATGGTCACCCAGATGGACGCCAG GGGATGCAAATGGGCATTGCTTTGCCCAAGTTCTTGTTGAATATGGATGGTGCATCTGGTGGAATAATGCTTCTTGGAATAGTAGGGCTATGCATACTCTTGCCCTTGATGATAGCAGTTATTTATTTGTCAAGGTCATCAAAGTACACCGGAAATTATGTCATGCATCAAACTCTGTCCACTTATTACTACTTCATGAAGCCTTCACTGGCTCCAAG CAAAGTCATGGATGTCTTCATTAAGGCTGCAGAGTATATGGAGATGCCAGTCCGGCGCAGTGACGATGAACCCTTGCAGAAATTATTTGTAGCTGTTAGGAGTGAATTAAATCTAGACTTGAAGAATATTAGAACAGAACAAGCTAAATTCTGGAAGCAGCATCCATCTCTAGTGAAG ATGGAGCTTTTGATTCAGGCTCACCTCACTGGAGAGTCATTTGCTTTGACACCAGCGTTACTGAAGGATTACAGGCACATGCTTGAACTTGCACCTCGTCTTCTGGATGAACTTGTCAAG ATTGCACTACTACCAAGGAGTCCCCATGGTTTTGGATGGCTCAGGCCTGCAATCGGTGTAATTGAGCTTTCCCAAAATATCATCCAG GCTGTCCCTCTCAGTGCACGAAAAGCTAGCGGAGGCAACTCTGAAGGAATAGCACCTTTCTTGCAGCTACCGCATTTTACTGAAACGGTTGTCAAAAAAATTGCTCGCAAG AAAATCCGTTCATTCCAAGAATTCTGTGACATGCCTGTGGAGGAACGCGCCACGTTGCTGACACAGGTTGCTGGGCTTTCTGATGAAGGTGCTCAAGATGTAGAGCTTGTGCTGGAGATGATTCCTTCTATTGAAGTGGATATTAAATGTGAGACTGAAGGCGAAGAGGGGATTCAAGAGGGTGATGTTGTGACCATGTATGCTTGGGTCTCACTTCACCGTCGCAATGGCCTAACTGCTGCTCTTCCCCATGCTCCTTCCTTCCCGTTCCACAAGGAAGAGAACTTCTGGTTGCTTCTAGCAGATGCTGCATCGAATGAAGTTTGGTTATCCCAGAAGGTCAGCTTCATGGATGAGACTACCGCTATAACTGCAGCATCAAAAGCTATACAAGAGACCCAAGAAGCACTAGGTGCAAGTGCAAAGGAAATAGGGATTGCGATTAGAGAGGCAGTCGACAGGGTGAAGAAAGGCAGTAGGTTGGTAATGGGCAAGTTCCAAGCCCCGGCCGAGGGCACTCACAACCTGACTTCCTTCTGTTTGTGCGACGCATGGATAGGATGTGACACCAAGACCAGCTTGAAGTTGAAGGTCCTGAAGCGCAGCCGGGCAGGAACAAGAGGTCATGTGGCTGAAGAAGGCCCAGTGGCAGAGGATGGtattgaggaagaagaagaggaggaagaagaggagtacGACGACTACGAGAGCGAGTACAGcgatgacgaggaggatgagAAGAGCAAAGGAAAGGGTAAGGTCGCGAACGGAGTAGCCCACCAAAAGGCAAACTCCGATATAGATTCTGGCAGTGATGATTGA
- the LOC107280619 gene encoding LOW QUALITY PROTEIN: growth-regulating factor 2 (The sequence of the model RefSeq protein was modified relative to this genomic sequence to represent the inferred CDS: inserted 2 bases in 1 codon) codes for MAVAVLVEVAAVMDEAEEAPGAEARRRLDLSGAAAVLAEDGKNLSRKPVEMAPSAAAAVYRPSALSISPPAHDDAXYSGGGGGGAPLQLHLDSFHASTSPPPSYHRYAHTSTPLFPASGGYGWLSSKEHCLTLGGAADLSLDKPADHHHHDTTSATTTEKPLWRFLDEWPRSDDGRTPWDGTQLSISIPTAAASSPDLAIAGAASRYHNNGTCVALHPWLHCTTDVSLTTEALIDRFSFFLFHDRSTDQATVCGRTSVDPASLVAAFLRRDGTSRRVAVSSIRSNALA; via the exons ATGGCGGTCGCGGTGCTCGTGGAGGTGGCGGCAGTCATGGACGAAGCGGAGGAGGCGCCGggcgcggaggcgaggcggcggctggatctgagtggagcggcggcggtgctagcGGAG GACGGCAAGAACCTTTCAAGAAAGCCTGTGGAAAtggcgccctccgccgccgccgccgtctaccGGCCGTCCGCGCTctccatctcgccgccggcgcacgACGACGC ctacagcggcggcggcggtggcggagctcctctccagctccacctcgACTCCTTCCATgcctcgacgtcgccgccgccgtcctaccACAGGTACGCGCACACCAGCACGCCGCTCTTCCCAGCGTCCGGCGGCTATGGCTGGTTGTCGTCCAAGGAGCATTGCCTCACCCTCGGCGGCGCAGCCGACCTGAGCTTGGACAAACCGgcggaccaccaccaccacgacaccacgtcggcgacgacgacggagaaGCCCCTGTGGCGATTCTTGGACGAGTGGCCGCGCAGCGACGACGGGAGGACGCCGTGGGACGGCACGCAGCTCTCCATCtccatccccaccgccgccgcctcgtcccccgatctcgccatcgccggcgccgcgtcGCGCTACCACAACAACGGTACGTGCGTTGCATTGCATCCATGGCTCCATTGCACGACCGATGTTTCACTCACCACTGAGGCACTGATCGATCGATTCTCGTTTTTCTTGTTTCATGATCGATCAACCGACCAGGCGACCGTCTGCGGACGAACGAGTGTTGATCCGGCGAGTTTGGTTGCTGCATTCCTGAGACGCGATGGCACAAGCAGACGAGTAGCAGTATCATCGATCAGATCAAATGCATTGGCTTGA